The DNA segment TGGAGCGTGAACGGAACAGCCGCAGCGGCTTCGAGGGCGGCTTTCTTCACCAGGTTCTTATCGGTGCCGTAGGCGACCCCGAATGGCACGCGGAGGCGCCGCAACACGTCTCGGTGGGTCCAGTTCACGACCCGGCCAGCGACAAATTCGGAGTTCGGAACCAGAATGTCGATGTTGTCGTTGGTCACGATCGTCGTCGCCCGGATCTTGATGTCGCGCACGTCGCCGGTCACGCCGGATTCGAGTTCAACAAAATCGCCGACCTTCAGCGACTTGTCGATCAGCAGCACGATCCCCGAGATGAAGTTGCTGAACAGCGTTTGCAGCCCGAATCCGAGGCCGACCCCAATAGCCCCTGCCAGCACCGCGAAGTCACTCAGCGGCACCCCGAGCGCCGCGATCGCCACGAAGAAGCCGACCGCCAGAACGGTGTAGGAAACTAGCCGCGACAGCGTGTACCACGTCGAAACATGAGTGCTCTGCTGTGTGCGGGAGCGGCGCAGGATGAGTATGCGCAGCACAAACGCGATCAGGACGGCCGCGACAAGAATGCCGACAGCGGTCAGCACTTCGACCAGTGTGATCGGCGCTCCGAATGGTTCGACCGCGGCACGCGCTCGGTTGCCGTTCATGCGCTGAGCCAATCACAGCATGTCTTATCGCTCAGGAGGCGCGCCGCTGGCGGCCTGCTCACTCAACCGGGACCTGCCGGCTGAGTGAGCAGGGGTGTGGGTTAGTTGACGTCGTCGTCGACCCAGTCGAAGGTCTTGGTGACGGCCTTCTTCCAGTTGCGCATCTGGCGGTCGCGTTCGGAGTCTTCCATGTTGGGGGTCCAGCGGGAGTCTTCCTGCCAGTTCTGGCGCAGCTCGTCCAGGTTCGACCAGAACCCGACCGCGAGGCCGGCGGCGTAGGCGGCGCCGAGGGCGGTGGTTTCCGCGACGACGGGGCGCACCACCGGGACTCCGAGGATGTCGGCCTGGAACTGCATGAGCGTGTTGTTGGCGATCATGCCGCCGTCGACCTTGAGTTCGACGCAGTCGACGCCGGAGTCGGCGTTGACGGCATCCAGCACCTCGCGGGTTTGGAACGCGGTCGCCTCCAGGGCGGCCCGGGCGATGTGGCCCTTGTTCACGAACCGGGTCAGTCCGACCAGGGCGCCGCGGGCGTCCGGCCGCCAGTACGGGGCGAACAGGCCGGAGAACGCCGGGACGAAGTACGCGCCACCGTTGTCGTCGACGGTGTTCGCGAGCGCTTCGACCTCGTCGGCGGACTTGATCAGCCCGAGGTTGTCACGCAGCCACTGGATCAGCGACCCGGTCACCGCGATGGCACCCTCGAGTGCGTAGTGTGCCGGGGCATCGCCGAGCTTGTAGCCGACCGTGGTCAGCAGACCGTTCTTGGAGTGCACGATCTCCTCACCGGTGTTGAAGATCAGGAAGTTGCCCGTGCCGTAGGTGTTCTTCGACTCGCCCGTGTCGAACGCCGCCTGCCCGAACGTTGCCGCCTGCTGGTCGCCCAGGATGCCCGCAACGGGAACCTCCCGCAACAGGCTCGAGGTGTGCACGGTGCCATACACCTCGGACGAGGAGCGGATCTCCGGCAGCATCGACGCGGGGACGTCGAAGACGGCGAGGATGTCGGCATCCCACTGCAGCGTCTCCAGATCCATGAACATCGTGCGGCTCGCGTTGGTGACGTCGGTCGCGTGGACGCCGCCGTCGGTGCCCCCGGTCAGGTTCCACAGCACCCAGCTGTCGGTCGTGCCGAACAGCAGCTCGCCGGCATCCGCCTTCTCGCGGGCTCCCTCGACGTTCTCGAGGATCCAGACGATCTTCGTTCCGGAGAAGTACGTCGCCAGCGGCAGGCCGACCTGGGCCTTGAACCTCTCCACGCCGCCATCGGCCGCGAGGCGGTCCACGATGCTCTGGGTGCGGGTGTCCTGCCAGACGATCGCGTTGTAGACCGGCTTTCCGGTGTTCTTGTCCCACACCACCGCGGTCTCGCGCTGGTTCGTGATACCGACCGACGCAATGTCGTGACGGGTCAGGTTCGCCTTCGACAGCGCCTGCCCGATGACCTCGCGCGTGTTGTTCCAGATCTCCATCGGGTCGTGCTCGACCCAGCCCGCCTTCGGGAAGATCTGCTCGTGCTCGAGCTGGCCGGTCGAAACGATCGACCCCGCCTTGTCGAAGATGATGGCGCGTGAACTGGTCGTGCCCTGGTCGATCGAAAGTACATAGTCAGCCATTGAGAAAACTCCTTTGTTGTCGTGTTCAGTATGAATCGGTGGTGCGGATGCCGAGCACCGGCGGTGTCAGGAAGTGGCTCAGCCGAGGATCGGGAGGAGCGGAATGGCCGCGAAGCCCGCGAGCACCCCGCCGATGATGGGTCCAACGATCGGCACCCAGGAATAGGCCCAGTCGCTCGACCCCTTGCCCTTGATCGGCAGGATGAAGTGCGCGATGCGGGGCCCCAGGTCACGGGCCGGGTTGATGGCGTAGCCGGTCGGCCCACCGAGGGAGGCGCCGATGCCGACGACGAGCAGGGCCACCGGCAGGGCGCCGAGGGCGGCGAGACCGCCGGTCTCGCCCTGCCGGCCGAAGCCGATCACGACGAACACGAGCACGAAGGTGCCGATGATCTCGGTCGCGAGGTTCCAGCCGTAGGAACGGATCGCGGGGCCGGTCGAGAACACGCCGAGCTTGTTGGCCGCCTCCGGCTCGTCATCGAAGTGCTGCTTGTACGCGATCCAGCAGATGATCGCACCGATGATGGCAC comes from the Marisediminicola antarctica genome and includes:
- a CDS encoding mechanosensitive ion channel family protein, which codes for MNGNRARAAVEPFGAPITLVEVLTAVGILVAAVLIAFVLRILILRRSRTQQSTHVSTWYTLSRLVSYTVLAVGFFVAIAALGVPLSDFAVLAGAIGVGLGFGLQTLFSNFISGIVLLIDKSLKVGDFVELESGVTGDVRDIKIRATTIVTNDNIDILVPNSEFVAGRVVNWTHRDVLRRLRVPFGVAYGTDKNLVKKAALEAAAAVPFTLHLDGPQRPQVWLSEFGTSSLNFELVIWLNPEATKKPVAVIAAYNWALHSALQTHGIEIPFPQRDLHVKTLFGLSDDDARSALGLADVTTRDDAGTGKTPPMAGADDNDAIDDVGADTSPDTSPDAVAEARPGADD
- the glpK gene encoding glycerol kinase GlpK; this translates as MADYVLSIDQGTTSSRAIIFDKAGSIVSTGQLEHEQIFPKAGWVEHDPMEIWNNTREVIGQALSKANLTRHDIASVGITNQRETAVVWDKNTGKPVYNAIVWQDTRTQSIVDRLAADGGVERFKAQVGLPLATYFSGTKIVWILENVEGAREKADAGELLFGTTDSWVLWNLTGGTDGGVHATDVTNASRTMFMDLETLQWDADILAVFDVPASMLPEIRSSSEVYGTVHTSSLLREVPVAGILGDQQAATFGQAAFDTGESKNTYGTGNFLIFNTGEEIVHSKNGLLTTVGYKLGDAPAHYALEGAIAVTGSLIQWLRDNLGLIKSADEVEALANTVDDNGGAYFVPAFSGLFAPYWRPDARGALVGLTRFVNKGHIARAALEATAFQTREVLDAVNADSGVDCVELKVDGGMIANNTLMQFQADILGVPVVRPVVAETTALGAAYAAGLAVGFWSNLDELRQNWQEDSRWTPNMEDSERDRQMRNWKKAVTKTFDWVDDDVN
- a CDS encoding MIP/aquaporin family protein; this encodes MLVLLGCGVVANVALAKNKGFNGGFLMVTFGWGFAVFAGVIVAYNSGAHINPAVTLGLVANGATEFGAGVPVNVISVLTYIGGQLLGAIIGAIICWIAYKQHFDDEPEAANKLGVFSTGPAIRSYGWNLATEIIGTFVLVFVVIGFGRQGETGGLAALGALPVALLVVGIGASLGGPTGYAINPARDLGPRIAHFILPIKGKGSSDWAYSWVPIVGPIIGGVLAGFAAIPLLPILG